One genomic segment of Equus przewalskii isolate Varuska chromosome 13, EquPr2, whole genome shotgun sequence includes these proteins:
- the SHROOM1 gene encoding protein Shroom1 isoform X2, which produces MEALGPGGDRASPASSTRSLDLRRLSARADSAYSSFSAASGGPEPHTPSPGTDLPYLDWDYVRVVWGGPAPPPPSAGPRTSSQSRPAAAARSGPRPPEVQGTPGPLSRQATPLLYALAAEAEAAARAAEPPSPPASRAAYRQRLQGAQRRVLRETSFQRKELRMSLPARLRPAAPARPPAAHLRSASLSHPAKEVEQAPSAAPAPGTAGRGRLANQQRTWCFSEPGKLDRVGRGGGLAGECSGETCSSSGLSRPEPQVLQCQALAEFEGHQINWPPETQPRGIEDPEPPSLKLGNASRPASLSRSTSGEALAPRGGPGEVMPIVQAVPQGAETPRPLFQTKLSRFLTQKEAAVVCPAEGPQSCPADCEQRLPETCLVSTRLPSLPDDDVFLEEAPLVRMRSPTDSHAPAELPTRSCLFSSTQLLPTSQEETKPESLTTHPVPDQPCGHGLPEPNNSIQAKKVELADLLQKMLRDLQAEQEQLQRAAQAWVRRGAALEAAVGQACAPRDLERFSRFMADLERVLGLLLLLGSRLTRVRHALARVGADSDPEEQASLLQRLGLLQRQQEDAKELKEHVARRERALREVLVQALPAEELRAYCSLLAGKAAVLAQQRSLDERVRLLQDQLDAIRSDLGHHPPPPKPACPAGTRPPNKPPFPPPLI; this is translated from the exons ATggaggccctggggcctgggggcgACCGCGCCTCCCCGGCCTCGTCCACTCGCAGCCTGGACCTGCGGCGGCTGTCCGCGCGCGCCGACTCGGCCTACAGCTCTTTCTCCGCGGCCTCGGGCGGTCCGGAGCCACACACGCCGTCGCCTGGGACTGACCTTCCCTACCTAGACTGGGACTACGTGCGCGTGGTGTGGGGCGGCCCCGCCCCCCCGCCGCCCTCAGCCGGCCCTCGCACGTCCTCGCAGTCCCGGCCTGCGGCCGCCGCACGCAGTGGGCCGCGTCCTCCGGAGGTCCAGGGGACCCCAGGGCCGCTCAGCCGGCAGGCCACCCCGCTGCTGTACGCGCTGGCGGCCGAGGCGGAGGCCGCGGCCCGAGCCGCCGAGCCGCCCAGCCCACCGGCCTCGCGGGCCGCCTACCGCCAGCGGCTGCAGGGCGCGCAGCGGCGAGTGCTTCGGGAGACGTCCTTTCAGCGCAAGGAGCTCCGCATGAGCCTGCCCGCCCGCCTGCGCCCCGCGGCCCCCGCGCGGCCCCCCGCGGCGCACCTGCGCTCCGCCTCGCTCAGCCACCCGGCCAAGGAAGTGGAGCAGGCGCCCTCCGCAGCTCCCGCGCCAGGAACCGCCGGTCGGGGGCGCCTCGCCAACCAGCAGCGGACGTGGTGCTTCTCCGAGCCAGGGAAGCTGGATCGCGTGGGTCGGGGCGGTGGGTTGGCTGGGGAATGCTCCGGCGAGACCTGCTCCAGCTCTGGGCTCTCCAGACCTGAGCCCCAGGTATTGCAGTGTCAGGCCCTGGCAGAGTTCGAAGGTCACCAGATCAACTGGCCGCCTGAGACCCAGCCCAGAGGCATAGAGGACCCAGAACCCCCGTCCCTGAAGTTGGGCAATGCCTCCAGGCCTGCCAGTCTGAGTCGGAGCACTTCAGGTGAAGCCTTGGCTCCCCGAGGAGGTCCAGGAGAGGTCATGCCCATTGTCCAG GCAGTTCCCCAAGGAGCAGAAACCCCCAGACCATTGTTTCAGACCAAACTTTCCAG GTTCCTGACTCAGAAAGAAGCTGCAGTGGTGTGTCCTGCAGAGGGCCCCCAGAGCTGTCCCGCTGACTGTGAGCAGAGGCTCCCAGAGACCTGCCTGGTATCCACCCGGCTCCCATCCCTGCCTGATGATGACGTTTTCCTGGAAGAAGCCCCGTTGGTCAGAATGAGATCACCTACAGACTCTCATGCCCCCGCAGAGCTCCCAACCAG GTCTTGTCTATTTAGCTCCACCCAGCTCCTGCCAACTTCTCAGGAGGAGACAAAACCTGAAAGCCTTACCACTCACCCTGTGCCTGACCAGCCATGTGGCCATGGTCTCCCTGAGCCAAATAACAGCATCCAAGCCAAGAAA GTGGAGCTGGCCGACCTCCTCCAAAAGATGCTGCGGGACCTGCAGGCTGAGCAGGAGCAGCTGCAGAGGGCCGCCCAGGCTTGGGTCAGGCGCGGGGCTGCCCTGGAGGCCGCGGTAGGCCAGGCGTGTGCACCCCGCGATCTAGAGCGGTTCAGCCGGTTCATGGCCGATCTGGAGCGTGTGCTtggcctcctgctgctgctgggcagTCGCCTGACCCGTGTGCGCCACGCGCTGGCCCGGGTGGGTGCAGACAGCGACCCTGAGGAGCAG GCCTCTCTGCTGCAGCGACTCGGGCTCCTGCAGCGACAGCAGGAGGATGCCAAGGAGCTGAAGGAGCACGTGGCGCGGCGCGAGCGGGCCCTGCGCGAGGTGCTGGTGCAGGCGCTGCCCGCCGAGGAGCTGCGCGCCTACTGCTCCCTGCTGGCCGGGAAGGCCGCCGTCCTGGCGCAGCAGCGCAGCCTGGATGAGCGTGTCCGGCTCCTTCAGGACCAACTGGACGCCATCAGGAGCGACCTTGGCCATCATCCCCCACCTCCCAAGCCGGCCTGTCCCGCAGGGACCCGTCCTCCCAATAAACcgcccttcccccctcccctcatcTAG
- the SHROOM1 gene encoding protein Shroom1 isoform X1 has product MEALGPGGDRASPASSTRSLDLRRLSARADSAYSSFSAASGGPEPHTPSPGTDLPYLDWDYVRVVWGGPAPPPPSAGPRTSSQSRPAAAARSGPRPPEVQGTPGPLSRQATPLLYALAAEAEAAARAAEPPSPPASRAAYRQRLQGAQRRVLRETSFQRKELRMSLPARLRPAAPARPPAAHLRSASLSHPAKEVEQAPSAAPAPGTAGRGRLANQQRTWCFSEPGKLDRVGRGGGLAGECSGETCSSSGLSRPEPQVLQCQALAEFEGHQINWPPETQPRGIEDPEPPSLKLGNASRPASLSRSTSGEALAPRGGPGEVMPIVQAVPQGAETPRPLFQTKLSRFLTQKEAAVVCPAEGPQSCPADCEQRLPETCLVSTRLPSLPDDDVFLEEAPLVRMRSPTDSHAPAELPTSVHASDQQYGAGLGKRADQATIPREHPLHECPEAAGADDCWQGVNGSADVSRPTCCCHPGTANGDIPTFDPTGPLTTDPSAAAESDSLKPLPVDALGPPGKDTPGPLDHNALAWGTGQPGSRPTWPSPRLEELVQELARLDPSLSDTLTSYPSPEPPVGLLDGLIPLAEVWAAMRPAFGEAGKDTAGTSEPGSCLFSSTQLLPTSQEETKPESLTTHPVPDQPCGHGLPEPNNSIQAKKVELADLLQKMLRDLQAEQEQLQRAAQAWVRRGAALEAAVGQACAPRDLERFSRFMADLERVLGLLLLLGSRLTRVRHALARVGADSDPEEQASLLQRLGLLQRQQEDAKELKEHVARRERALREVLVQALPAEELRAYCSLLAGKAAVLAQQRSLDERVRLLQDQLDAIRSDLGHHPPPPKPACPAGTRPPNKPPFPPPLI; this is encoded by the exons ATggaggccctggggcctgggggcgACCGCGCCTCCCCGGCCTCGTCCACTCGCAGCCTGGACCTGCGGCGGCTGTCCGCGCGCGCCGACTCGGCCTACAGCTCTTTCTCCGCGGCCTCGGGCGGTCCGGAGCCACACACGCCGTCGCCTGGGACTGACCTTCCCTACCTAGACTGGGACTACGTGCGCGTGGTGTGGGGCGGCCCCGCCCCCCCGCCGCCCTCAGCCGGCCCTCGCACGTCCTCGCAGTCCCGGCCTGCGGCCGCCGCACGCAGTGGGCCGCGTCCTCCGGAGGTCCAGGGGACCCCAGGGCCGCTCAGCCGGCAGGCCACCCCGCTGCTGTACGCGCTGGCGGCCGAGGCGGAGGCCGCGGCCCGAGCCGCCGAGCCGCCCAGCCCACCGGCCTCGCGGGCCGCCTACCGCCAGCGGCTGCAGGGCGCGCAGCGGCGAGTGCTTCGGGAGACGTCCTTTCAGCGCAAGGAGCTCCGCATGAGCCTGCCCGCCCGCCTGCGCCCCGCGGCCCCCGCGCGGCCCCCCGCGGCGCACCTGCGCTCCGCCTCGCTCAGCCACCCGGCCAAGGAAGTGGAGCAGGCGCCCTCCGCAGCTCCCGCGCCAGGAACCGCCGGTCGGGGGCGCCTCGCCAACCAGCAGCGGACGTGGTGCTTCTCCGAGCCAGGGAAGCTGGATCGCGTGGGTCGGGGCGGTGGGTTGGCTGGGGAATGCTCCGGCGAGACCTGCTCCAGCTCTGGGCTCTCCAGACCTGAGCCCCAGGTATTGCAGTGTCAGGCCCTGGCAGAGTTCGAAGGTCACCAGATCAACTGGCCGCCTGAGACCCAGCCCAGAGGCATAGAGGACCCAGAACCCCCGTCCCTGAAGTTGGGCAATGCCTCCAGGCCTGCCAGTCTGAGTCGGAGCACTTCAGGTGAAGCCTTGGCTCCCCGAGGAGGTCCAGGAGAGGTCATGCCCATTGTCCAG GCAGTTCCCCAAGGAGCAGAAACCCCCAGACCATTGTTTCAGACCAAACTTTCCAG GTTCCTGACTCAGAAAGAAGCTGCAGTGGTGTGTCCTGCAGAGGGCCCCCAGAGCTGTCCCGCTGACTGTGAGCAGAGGCTCCCAGAGACCTGCCTGGTATCCACCCGGCTCCCATCCCTGCCTGATGATGACGTTTTCCTGGAAGAAGCCCCGTTGGTCAGAATGAGATCACCTACAGACTCTCATGCCCCCGCAGAGCTCCCAACCAG TGTCCATGCCTCTGACCAGCAGTATGGAGCTGGCTTGGGCAAAAGGGCTGACCAGGCTACAATTCCCCGAGAGCACCCCCTCCATGAGTGCCCAGAGGCTGCAGGGGCAGATGACTGCTGGCAGGGGGTAAACGGTTCTGCGGATGTCTCCAGGCCCACATGCTGTTGCCACCCTGGGACTGCAAATGGTGACATCCCAACCTTTGACCCCACTGGACCGCTGACCACTGACCCCTCTGCAGCTGCAGAGAGTGACTCCCTCAAACCTCTCCCAGTTGATGCCCTGGGACCTCCAGGCAAGGATACCCCTGGGCCTCTAGACCACAATGCCCTGGCTTGGGGTACTGGCCAGCCTGGTTCCAGGCCAACATGGCCCAGTCCACGCCTTGAGGAGCTGGTTCAGGAGCTGGCGAGACTGGATCCCTCTCTGAGTGACACTCTCACCTCCTATCCCAGCCCAGAGCCACCCGTGGGCCTGCTGGATGGGCTGATTCCTTTAGCCGAGGTCTGGGCTGCAATGAGGCCAGCCTTTGGGGAGGCTGGAAAGGATACTGCTGGTACTTCTGAGCCAGG GTCTTGTCTATTTAGCTCCACCCAGCTCCTGCCAACTTCTCAGGAGGAGACAAAACCTGAAAGCCTTACCACTCACCCTGTGCCTGACCAGCCATGTGGCCATGGTCTCCCTGAGCCAAATAACAGCATCCAAGCCAAGAAA GTGGAGCTGGCCGACCTCCTCCAAAAGATGCTGCGGGACCTGCAGGCTGAGCAGGAGCAGCTGCAGAGGGCCGCCCAGGCTTGGGTCAGGCGCGGGGCTGCCCTGGAGGCCGCGGTAGGCCAGGCGTGTGCACCCCGCGATCTAGAGCGGTTCAGCCGGTTCATGGCCGATCTGGAGCGTGTGCTtggcctcctgctgctgctgggcagTCGCCTGACCCGTGTGCGCCACGCGCTGGCCCGGGTGGGTGCAGACAGCGACCCTGAGGAGCAG GCCTCTCTGCTGCAGCGACTCGGGCTCCTGCAGCGACAGCAGGAGGATGCCAAGGAGCTGAAGGAGCACGTGGCGCGGCGCGAGCGGGCCCTGCGCGAGGTGCTGGTGCAGGCGCTGCCCGCCGAGGAGCTGCGCGCCTACTGCTCCCTGCTGGCCGGGAAGGCCGCCGTCCTGGCGCAGCAGCGCAGCCTGGATGAGCGTGTCCGGCTCCTTCAGGACCAACTGGACGCCATCAGGAGCGACCTTGGCCATCATCCCCCACCTCCCAAGCCGGCCTGTCCCGCAGGGACCCGTCCTCCCAATAAACcgcccttcccccctcccctcatcTAG
- the SOWAHA gene encoding ankyrin repeat domain-containing protein SOWAHA — MALAAAAAAAAAGVSQAAVLGFLQEQGGKVRNSELVSRFKPLLDAGDPRGRAARRDRFKQFVNDVAVVKEFDGVKFVVLRKKPRAREGAEPLPPCVPPSTPGAPAPPSKITCVSEGETAASGAPSLASAHQSVEPPEDPAPPSEPQDTPGPPASEPTQPTGELLLDLVQQSGGPSDREIPAFELTQPSDGVSADVAPPSRAPSEEALPHAEPPDPEPEPGATKEPPPPPPRAAPPPKPCMLPVRCVPGPAALRIRAEEQGLRRQLSEEPSPRSSPLLLRRLSVEESGLGLSLGPGRSPHLRRLSRAGPRLLSPDTEEVPAAPPPSAVPLEPAEHEWLVRAAGGRWTPQLHGLLLRDSGLAAKRDFMSGFTALHWAAKSGDREMALQLVEVARRGGAPVDVNARSHGGYTPLHLAALHGHEDAAVLLVVRLGAQVHVRDHSGRRAYQYLRPGASYALRRLLGDPGLRGSTDPDGTGGGSLAARRPVQVAATILSSTTSAFLGVLADDLMLQDLARGLRKSSSVSKFLGASPLAPRKKTKTRGGLPAFSEISRRPTPGPFAGLAPSLPPTT, encoded by the coding sequence ATGGCGCTGGCCGCGGCCGCTGCCGCTGCGGCCGCCGGGGTGAGCCAGGCGGCGGTGCTGGGCTTTCTGCAGGAGCAGGGCGGGAAGGTGCGCAACTCGGAGCTGGTGAGCCGCTTCAAGCCGCTGCTGGATGCGGGCGACCCGCGCGGCCGCGCTGCCCGCAGGGACCGCTTCAAGCAGTTCGTGAACGACGTGGCCGTGGTGAAGGAGTTCGACGGCGTCAAGTTCGTGGTGCTGAGGAAGAAGCCGCGGGCCCGGGAGGGAGCAGAGCCCCTGCCGCCCTGCGTGCCGCCCAGCACCCCCGGGGCACCAGCCCCTCCGTCGAAGATCACTTGCGTCTCAGAGGGGGAAACCGCTGCCTCGGGGGCTCCATCCTTGGCCTCGGCGCATCAGTCGGTGGAACCACCTGAGGACCCGGCCCCGCCATCAGAGCCCCAGGACACCCCCGGGCCTCCGGCCTCTGAGCCCACTCAGCCAACCGGGGAGCTGCTGTTAGACCTGGTCCAGCAGTCGGGGGGGCCCTCCGACCGCGAGATTCCAGCCTTTGAGCTAACCCAGCCCTCCGATGGAGTCTCTGCAGACGTGGCCCCACCGTCTAGGGCACCATCGGAGGAGGCCTTACCCCACGCCGAGCCGCCAGATCCGGAACCTGAGCCTGGGGCGACGAAAGAGCCCCCGCCACCCCCTCCgcgcgccgcgccgccgccgaAGCCCTGCATGCTGCCGGTGCGCTGCGTCCCGGGCCCCGCCGCGCTCCGGATCCGGGCGGAGGAGCAGGGCCTGCGCAGGCAGTTGTCGGAGGAGCCGAGCCCGCGAAGCTCCCCGCTGCTGCTACGGCGGCTTTCCGTAGAGGAGTCCGGCCTGGGCCTCAGCCTGGGCCCTGGCCGCTCCCCGCACCTGAGGCGCCTGTCGCGCGCCGGCCCGCGCCTGCTGAGCCCCGACACCGAGGAGGtgcccgccgcgccgccgccgtcCGCCGTGCCCCTGGAGCCCGCCGAGCACGAGTGGCTAGTGCGGGCGGCAGGTGGCCGCTGGACCCCTCAGCTGCACGGGCTGCTGCTGCGGGACAGCGGCCTGGCGGCCAAACGGGACTTCATGTCTGGCTTCACGGCCCTACATTGGGCCGCCAAGAGCGGCGACCGCGAGATGGCGCTGCAGCTGGTGGAGGTCGCGCGGCGTGGGGGCGCGCCAGTCGACGTGAACGCGCGCTCGCATGGCGGCTACACGCCCCTGCACCTGGCGGCGCTGCACGGCCACGAGGATGCCGCCGTGCTGCTGGTGGTGCGCCTCGGGGCGCAGGTGCACGTGCGTGACCACAGCGGGCGGCGCGCCTACCAGTACCTGCGGCCCGGCGCCTCGTATGCGCTGCGCCGGCTACTCGGCGACCCCGGCCTGCGAGGCTCTACCGACCCCGATGGCACTGGCGGTGGCAGTCTTGCGGCCCGACGCCCGGTGCAGGTGGCCGCCACCATCCTGAGTTCCACCACCAGCGCGTTTCTGGGCGTCCTGGCTGACGACCTGATGCTCCAGGACCTGGCTCGCGGCTTGAGGAAGTCGAGCTCTGTCAGCAAGTTCTTGGGTGCCTCGCCCTTGGCTCCTCGTAAAAAGACAAAGACCCGTGGTGGCCTGCCGGCCTTTTCGGAAATCTCTCGTCGACCCACTCCGGGGCCCTTCGCTGGTCTGGCGCCCAGCCTGCCCCCAACAACCTGA